A part of Paraliobacillus zengyii genomic DNA contains:
- a CDS encoding immune inhibitor A domain-containing protein, whose amino-acid sequence MLIAKKALYSLVVLSIICGLVSNMSLIEVNAAKETTEEEYIYPFMKQHASGPFDIGIVNQDKILLALIEQGIIDGSLSKEKQEEQLNEYLLKRSENAEELAVDRHDQKKLRNELLEQADLKQVPAGVAKQSEESGVKAKSNGIESIVEESWDGAVQTDEVLVLLIDFADYQNSNITEADNPVLLYDNYTKEHYENMVFADETYKGGNGEDFISMKAFYEQQSGGSYTIDGQVAGWYTAEHPAAYYGANEPAPDGNDIRPRELVKEALAQAAADPSINLADFDKEDLYDLDGDGDYREPDGIIDHLMIVHAGTGEEAGGGSLNGDAIWSHSWNLDAPTVVPGTEDETDVPYWGGIAAYDYTVQPEDGAVGVFAHEFGHDLGLPDSYDTNSTAGGVGAPTDYWTIMAAGSWAGLINGTEPTGFSPYDKEFLQNRMPESNWFKDAEYSLDDIKAGDISLNIDQASVKGTNADAVKVTLPDKLTTINTPTSGEYQYFSGNGNDLNNSLVTTINLKDVSNASFKFNAFYDIELDWDYGSVQVNDGSGWVAIPGNITTDSDPYGQNPGHGITGDSKGWIEAVFNLDSYVGKEIQLRINYWTDVAASLPGLYVDDLEVIANDTVLLTDDAESEDTIFTMEGFTKSDGNKKSDHYYLIEWRNYAAADTALERITRGNSVMTLDPGMVVWYVDNKYDNNWVGDHPGDGFLGVVDAHQETAVWSNGETAVTRYQIQDAAFSLNETDKLFLDYLDINGTSLEMESQAAVSVFNDAFDYTNPGQIYAGRNVLPYGLTVAITDQAQDLSVAQLLLNYETRKPTLSFEGLSEVYSSKESHHLLELKVAAYDPNLSEEVTVETEVIDPNGEVVATDDQSFVAENEETSLDVSLKLPEGISSGIYTLKMTANDGTNTVTDEGTFTVDNEKPTIEVDQDGNQDSSKEASVKVNIQEAESDSLQYVWSESEDLPTDGWTHFDNGDTLKLSDQNGSWYLHVRATDAVGNVLDWHSQEFTLDNTIPEITLEGDNPLVLQAGAAYTEPGYMAIDESDGDITDSVEITGEVDNTVLGEYILTYLVTDTAGNETIAVRKVHVVDEEVPYIELSGDTVIELQVGTSYQELGYVAEDNLDGDITEQVVVTGEIDTETVGEYTLVYTVADENDNVFAVTRTVLVVDHTAPIIELKGDASVTLEVGAVYEDAGISATDNYDGDVTDIVTVTGSVDTDVLGEYTLTYKVIDESGNEATITRTVHIIDTHAPTIELAGVDPYILEAGLAYLEQGFTATDNYEGNITDNVIVSGKVGFAVGEYTVNYTVTDSSGNETTAIRTVKVVDTIAPVIKLKGSNPVEMDKGTTYKEPGYVASDRADGDLTDKVSVSGDLDVDKVGAYTLIYTVKDASGNETIAKRIVTINALTKEEETDSETAEDNDEVKTGTETSGNKGGKTGAGEAVTASTKGETATSGSNLPSTATNIFNLVGIGVVVLLIGGLLFIFQRRRKVN is encoded by the coding sequence TTGTTAATTGCAAAAAAAGCTTTATATAGTTTGGTAGTTTTAAGTATTATATGTGGTTTAGTTAGTAATATGTCTCTAATTGAGGTGAATGCAGCAAAAGAAACTACGGAAGAAGAATATATTTATCCATTTATGAAACAGCATGCCAGTGGCCCTTTTGATATAGGTATAGTTAATCAAGATAAAATCCTGTTAGCTTTGATAGAACAAGGGATTATTGATGGTAGTTTATCTAAGGAAAAACAAGAAGAGCAATTGAATGAATATTTACTAAAGCGGTCTGAAAATGCAGAAGAATTAGCTGTTGACCGACATGACCAAAAAAAGCTCAGGAATGAGTTATTAGAACAGGCAGATCTAAAACAAGTACCTGCTGGTGTTGCGAAACAGTCAGAAGAGAGCGGTGTTAAAGCAAAATCGAATGGCATTGAATCAATTGTAGAAGAAAGTTGGGACGGGGCAGTACAAACGGATGAAGTTCTTGTTTTATTAATTGATTTTGCTGATTATCAAAATAGTAATATTACAGAAGCGGATAATCCAGTGTTACTATATGATAATTACACAAAGGAACACTATGAAAATATGGTATTTGCAGATGAAACGTATAAGGGAGGAAATGGAGAAGACTTTATCTCGATGAAGGCTTTTTATGAGCAACAATCTGGTGGTAGCTATACGATTGATGGCCAAGTAGCAGGTTGGTATACAGCAGAACATCCGGCCGCTTATTATGGAGCAAATGAGCCTGCTCCAGATGGTAATGACATTAGGCCGCGTGAATTAGTAAAAGAGGCATTAGCGCAAGCTGCTGCTGATCCATCTATTAATCTAGCTGATTTTGACAAAGAGGATTTATACGATTTAGATGGTGACGGAGATTATCGTGAGCCAGATGGTATCATTGATCACCTAATGATTGTTCATGCAGGGACTGGTGAAGAAGCTGGTGGAGGAAGTTTAAATGGGGATGCAATTTGGTCCCATAGTTGGAATTTAGATGCCCCGACAGTTGTCCCAGGTACAGAGGACGAAACCGATGTTCCATATTGGGGTGGTATAGCTGCTTACGACTATACAGTACAGCCTGAAGATGGTGCGGTAGGTGTTTTTGCACATGAGTTCGGTCATGATTTGGGATTACCTGATTCCTATGATACAAATAGTACGGCGGGTGGTGTTGGTGCGCCTACTGACTATTGGACTATTATGGCTGCAGGTAGCTGGGCTGGTTTAATTAATGGGACAGAACCAACTGGCTTTAGTCCTTATGATAAAGAGTTTTTGCAAAATAGGATGCCGGAATCGAATTGGTTTAAGGACGCTGAATATAGCTTAGACGATATAAAGGCTGGAGATATTTCGCTTAACATAGATCAAGCAAGTGTAAAAGGGACAAACGCTGATGCCGTGAAAGTGACCTTGCCAGATAAATTAACAACGATTAATACACCAACAAGTGGTGAATATCAATACTTTAGTGGAAATGGAAATGATCTTAACAATAGTTTAGTGACAACTATAAATCTGAAAGATGTGTCAAACGCTTCTTTTAAATTTAATGCTTTCTATGATATTGAACTAGATTGGGATTATGGATCTGTTCAGGTAAATGACGGATCTGGTTGGGTTGCAATTCCAGGAAACATTACAACGGATTCTGACCCCTATGGACAAAACCCTGGTCATGGGATTACAGGTGATTCAAAAGGTTGGATTGAAGCTGTTTTCAATCTAGATAGCTATGTCGGAAAGGAAATTCAATTACGTATTAATTATTGGACAGATGTTGCTGCTTCACTACCGGGTTTATATGTGGATGATTTAGAAGTTATCGCAAATGATACAGTGCTTCTAACTGATGATGCGGAATCTGAGGATACCATCTTTACTATGGAAGGATTCACTAAATCAGACGGTAATAAGAAGTCAGACCATTATTATCTGATTGAGTGGAGGAATTACGCAGCAGCGGATACAGCTCTAGAGCGGATCACGCGTGGTAATTCAGTAATGACTTTAGATCCAGGAATGGTTGTGTGGTATGTCGATAATAAATATGATAATAATTGGGTAGGTGATCATCCTGGTGATGGGTTCTTAGGTGTTGTAGATGCACATCAGGAAACAGCAGTATGGTCAAATGGTGAGACAGCTGTTACGCGATACCAAATACAAGATGCGGCATTTTCGCTAAATGAAACAGATAAACTGTTTCTGGATTATCTTGATATTAATGGGACAAGTTTAGAGATGGAATCCCAAGCCGCAGTCTCCGTGTTTAATGATGCGTTTGATTATACGAATCCAGGTCAAATATATGCTGGACGAAATGTGTTGCCTTATGGTTTGACGGTAGCGATAACTGATCAGGCACAGGACTTGTCGGTGGCACAGTTGTTATTAAATTATGAGACAAGAAAACCTACTTTATCATTTGAAGGATTGAGTGAAGTATACTCTAGCAAAGAAAGTCATCATTTACTTGAGCTGAAAGTGGCTGCATATGATCCTAATCTCAGTGAGGAAGTAACGGTTGAAACTGAGGTGATTGATCCAAATGGAGAAGTTGTGGCGACAGATGATCAATCTTTTGTTGCTGAAAATGAGGAAACTTCTTTAGATGTCAGTTTGAAGTTGCCAGAAGGAATATCATCTGGTATCTACACACTCAAAATGACAGCTAATGACGGTACGAATACTGTAACGGATGAAGGAACTTTTACAGTGGATAATGAAAAACCAACAATTGAAGTAGATCAAGATGGTAATCAAGATAGTAGTAAAGAAGCAAGTGTTAAGGTCAATATTCAAGAAGCAGAATCTGACTCTCTGCAATACGTCTGGTCTGAATCTGAAGATTTGCCGACTGACGGTTGGACTCACTTTGATAACGGTGATACGCTCAAACTATCAGATCAAAATGGTAGCTGGTATTTGCATGTTAGGGCAACGGATGCGGTAGGAAATGTACTAGATTGGCATTCACAAGAATTCACACTTGATAATACAATACCGGAAATCACTTTAGAAGGTGATAATCCATTAGTATTACAAGCTGGAGCTGCATATACGGAGCCAGGATACATGGCTATAGATGAAAGTGATGGAGATATAACGGATAGTGTTGAAATTACTGGAGAGGTTGACAATACAGTTTTAGGAGAATATATCCTAACATATCTCGTAACGGATACGGCAGGGAATGAAACAATTGCTGTTCGTAAAGTCCATGTTGTTGATGAAGAGGTTCCCTATATTGAACTGTCTGGTGATACTGTTATTGAACTACAGGTGGGAACGAGTTATCAAGAATTAGGCTATGTTGCGGAAGATAACTTGGACGGTGATATTACGGAACAAGTTGTTGTAACTGGAGAAATTGATACGGAAACAGTTGGAGAATATACCTTAGTTTATACAGTCGCAGATGAAAATGATAATGTATTTGCGGTAACGAGAACTGTTTTAGTGGTTGATCATACAGCCCCGATAATTGAATTAAAAGGGGATGCTTCTGTTACATTGGAAGTAGGTGCGGTATATGAAGATGCAGGTATTAGCGCTACGGATAATTACGATGGAGATGTAACAGATATCGTAACAGTTACAGGTTCAGTAGATACGGACGTACTTGGCGAATATACGTTGACGTATAAGGTGATAGACGAATCTGGAAATGAAGCAACGATTACAAGGACTGTCCATATTATTGATACACATGCGCCTACTATTGAATTGGCGGGCGTTGATCCTTATATTTTAGAAGCTGGCTTAGCTTATTTGGAGCAAGGATTTACAGCTACAGATAACTATGAAGGGAACATTACAGATAATGTTATTGTTTCTGGTAAAGTTGGTTTTGCTGTTGGAGAATATACCGTAAATTATACTGTAACAGATTCATCTGGAAATGAAACCACGGCAATACGTACCGTCAAAGTAGTAGATACAATAGCACCAGTTATTAAATTAAAAGGAAGTAATCCAGTTGAGATGGATAAAGGAACTACTTATAAGGAACCAGGTTACGTGGCGAGTGATCGTGCAGATGGCGACTTAACTGATAAGGTAAGTGTTTCAGGCGATCTTGATGTAGATAAGGTCGGTGCCTATACTCTAATCTATACAGTTAAAGATGCCTCTGGAAATGAAACGATTGCTAAGCGAATCGTTACGATTAATGCTCTAACAAAAGAGGAAGAGACTGACTCGGAAACGGCTGAAGATAACGATGAAGTGAAAACAGGTACAGAAACGTCTGGGAATAAAGGAGGAAAAACAGGTGCAGGTGAAGCTGTAACTGCCTCAACAAAAGGAGAAACAGCCACAAGTGGTAGTAATCTACCTAGCACGGCGACAAATATTTTTAATTTGGTTGGAATAGGAGTAGTTGTTCTCCTTATCGGTGGTTTATTGTTTATCTTTCAAAGAAGAAGAAAAGTTAACTGA
- a CDS encoding BsuPI-related putative proteinase inhibitor, which produces MDIKLSTTPSKDIQIEETNVIDNMVPIILYDEPNKTVTFTITNESTNMFTFHFASTRHFSYQIKNKDGQVVQESPKDNQSPKLPSTFPVKPGGHISYEVSIDMLPKGDYTIQFVLLAKEIQPKLMLEFHVN; this is translated from the coding sequence ATGGACATCAAGTTGTCTACAACACCTTCAAAAGACATCCAAATAGAAGAAACAAATGTAATAGATAATATGGTTCCAATAATTTTATATGATGAGCCTAATAAGACAGTTACCTTTACCATTACAAATGAGTCCACTAATATGTTTACATTTCATTTTGCATCAACCCGACATTTTAGTTATCAAATCAAAAATAAAGATGGACAAGTAGTACAAGAATCACCGAAAGATAACCAATCGCCAAAATTACCAAGCACCTTTCCGGTCAAACCAGGGGGCCATATTAGTTATGAGGTAAGTATAGATATGTTACCAAAGGGGGATTACACCATTCAATTTGTTTTATTAGCTAAAGAAATTCAACCTAAATTAATGCTAGAATTTCACGTAAATTGA